A part of Rattus rattus isolate New Zealand chromosome 4, Rrattus_CSIRO_v1, whole genome shotgun sequence genomic DNA contains:
- the Hes6 gene encoding transcription cofactor HES-6 isoform X2, whose translation MAPPQAPNRDRAGREDEDRWEARGDRKARKPLVEKKRRARINESLQELRLLLAGTEVQAKLENAEVLELTVRRVQGALRGRAREREQLQAEASERFAAGYIQCMHEVHTFVSTCQAIDATVSAELLNHLLESMPLREGSSFRDLLGDSLAGLPGGSGRSSWPPGGSPESPLSSPPGPGDDLCSDLEEIPEAELNRVPAEGPDLVPTSLGSLTSARRAQSVWRPW comes from the exons ATGGCTCCGCCCCAGGCGCCCAACAGGGACCGTGCAGGCCGGGAGGATGAGGACCGTTGGGAAGCACGGGGGGACCGCAAG GCCCGGAAGCCCCTGGTGGAGAAGAAGCGACGCGCGCGGATCAACGAGAGTCTTCAGGAGTTGCGGCTGCTCCTAGCCGGCACCGAG GTGCAGGCCAAGCTAGAGAACGCCGAGGTGCTGGAGCTGACTGTGCGACGCGTGCAGGGCGCTCTGCGAGGCCGGGCGCGCG AGCGGGAGCAGCTGCAGGCTGAAGCAAGCGAGCGCTTCGCTGCTGGCTACATCCAATGCATGCATGAGGTGCACACGTTCGTGTCCACGTGCCAAGCCATCGATGCCACTGTCTCAGCTGAACTCCTGAACCACCTGCTAGAGTCCATGCCGCTGCGCGAGGGTAGCAGCTTTCGGGATCTGCTGGGGGActccctagctgggctgcctggagGCTCTGGGAGGAGCAGCTGGCCTCCAGGAGGGTCCCCAGAGTCCCCATTGTCCAGTCCCCCAGGTCCCGGGGACGACCTGTGTTCTGACCTAGAGGAGATCCCGGAGGCTGAACTAAACCGGGTGCCTGCCGAGGGGCCAGATTTGGTGCCCACATCCTTAGGCAGCCTGACCTCAGCTCGCCGGGCCCAGAGTGTGTGGAGACCTTGGTGA
- the Hes6 gene encoding transcription cofactor HES-6 isoform X1, giving the protein MRTVGKHGGTARCGQGLRVDGPAGGCTGQGLSSRFPQARKPLVEKKRRARINESLQELRLLLAGTEVQAKLENAEVLELTVRRVQGALRGRAREREQLQAEASERFAAGYIQCMHEVHTFVSTCQAIDATVSAELLNHLLESMPLREGSSFRDLLGDSLAGLPGGSGRSSWPPGGSPESPLSSPPGPGDDLCSDLEEIPEAELNRVPAEGPDLVPTSLGSLTSARRAQSVWRPW; this is encoded by the exons ATGAGGACCGTTGGGAAGCACGGGGGGACCGCAAGGTGCGGACAGGGGCTGCGGGTGGATGGGCCTGCGGGAGGCTGCACGGGCCAGGGGCTCAGTAGCCGCTTCCCACAGGCCCGGAAGCCCCTGGTGGAGAAGAAGCGACGCGCGCGGATCAACGAGAGTCTTCAGGAGTTGCGGCTGCTCCTAGCCGGCACCGAG GTGCAGGCCAAGCTAGAGAACGCCGAGGTGCTGGAGCTGACTGTGCGACGCGTGCAGGGCGCTCTGCGAGGCCGGGCGCGCG AGCGGGAGCAGCTGCAGGCTGAAGCAAGCGAGCGCTTCGCTGCTGGCTACATCCAATGCATGCATGAGGTGCACACGTTCGTGTCCACGTGCCAAGCCATCGATGCCACTGTCTCAGCTGAACTCCTGAACCACCTGCTAGAGTCCATGCCGCTGCGCGAGGGTAGCAGCTTTCGGGATCTGCTGGGGGActccctagctgggctgcctggagGCTCTGGGAGGAGCAGCTGGCCTCCAGGAGGGTCCCCAGAGTCCCCATTGTCCAGTCCCCCAGGTCCCGGGGACGACCTGTGTTCTGACCTAGAGGAGATCCCGGAGGCTGAACTAAACCGGGTGCCTGCCGAGGGGCCAGATTTGGTGCCCACATCCTTAGGCAGCCTGACCTCAGCTCGCCGGGCCCAGAGTGTGTGGAGACCTTGGTGA